ACGCGGCGTCGCTGCGTCAGCCTTTCGGCCATTGCGCAAGATTCCCCACTGCTGCCTCCCGTAGGAGTCTGGGCCGTATCTCAGTCCCAATGTGGCTGGCCATCCTCTCAGACCAGCTACCCGTCGTCGCCTTGGTGAGCCTTGACCTCACCAACTAGCTGATAGGCCGCGAGCCCCTCGCGCTCCCCCGGAGGTTTCCTCTTCGGTCGATGCCGACCAAAGAGAATATGCGGTATTACCCGGCCGTTGGGCCGGCTATCCCCCAGAGCGCGGCAGGTTGCTCACGTGTTACGCACCCGTTCGCCGGTTGCCCTTGCGGGCCCCCGTGACTTGCATGTGTTAAGCACGCCGCCAGCGTTCGTCCTGAGCCAGGATCAAACTCTCCAATGAGTTCGAAATAGCTCTCTCGAATACGCTGCCCACGCTGTCGCGTAGACAGCGTGTCCGAATCACAGAATGTTCAGTTTGAACTCTCCCCGGTGCCCCTGAACGGGACCGGCTCAATGAGTTCGCCTCGCACATCCATCTTCCCAATTCAATTGTCAATCAGCTTGTTTGTCGCCTTGTCAGCGACAGCCTTCAATCATAACCAGCATCGCTATCGTTAGTCAAGAGTTTGAAACAACTTTCTCAGCCTCTTTCTTCGATCCGGTCGCCTCGCGCGACCCGCGCTGCCAGCCTTCTCATGCGCCGTGTAGGAATCGAACCTACAACCTAGTGATTAAGAGTCACTTGCTCTGCCAATTGAGCTAACGGCGCATCGCAACTCGATTCCGCGTGGTGCGCCAGGAGGGAATCGAACCCCCGACCTACAGCTTAGAAGGCTGTTGCTCTATCCAACTGAGCTACTGGCGCTTCGTTCGCAACAAAGACCCGCGCACCGCTCGAGCCTCCGTCAGGTCGGGGCGCCCGGATTTGAACCGGGGACCTCCTGCTCCCAAAGCAGGCGCGATACCAGGCTACGCTACGCCCCGTGAGCCCATAATTCTACGCGCCACCCCCACGCCAGTCAACCGCACGCGACGAGTGATTTCAACAGCGCCGCGACCGCGCGGCCACGATGGCTCACCCGCGCCTTCTCCTCCCGCGACACCTCCGAAAACGCACGCCCCAACTCGTCGCTCACGAAGTACGGATCGTACCCGAATCCCTCCCCGCCCTCCACGCGCGCGTCGGCAATGCGCCCCGTCACTTCACCACGCGCCAGCCGCTCCCGCGTCCCGTCCCAGTACGCCGCCACGCACACGTACCGCGCCCGCCGATCGCGCTGCCCCCGGAGACGTTCCAACAGCAGCGCGTTGTTCGCCGCATCGAGCGCCTCGCCCCGAAGGTCCGCCCGCCCGCTCCAGCGCTTGCTGTGCACGCCCGGCGCCCCGCCGAGGGCCGCCACCTCGAGCCCCGAGTCGTCGGCCACCACGGGCAGCCCACCCCCCTTCACGAAGAAATGCCGCGCCTTGGCGCGCGCGTTCTCCTCGAACGTCGCGAACGCCTCCAGCGCGTCCTCCTCCGCGGCCTCAGGAATCCCCGCCTCGGCCAGATCGCGCACCGCGAATCCCGCCGCCGCGAACATCGGCCGCAGCTCGCGCAATTTCCCGGCGCTCCGCGTGGCCAGCAGCACCACGCGCTCGCTCACACGCCGAGCGCGACGCGCTGGGCGGCGTCGAGCCGCCGGATGCCCTGCTCGGCCAGCTCCAGCAACGCGTCCAGCTGGGAGCGACTGAACGTGGTGCGTTCGCCGGTGCCCTGCACTTCCACGAACTCGCCGGCGCTGCTCATCACGACGTTCATGTCCACGTCCGCCACCACGTCCTCGACGTATTCGAGATCGAGCCGCGGCACGCCGCCCACGAGGCCCACGCTCACCGCGGCGACGCGGTGCCGCACCGGCGACTCGGCCAGCCGGCCGCTGGACACCATCCACGCGAACGCGTCGACCACGGCGACGCACGCGCCGGTGATCGCCGCCGTGCGCGTGCCACCGTCGGCCTGCAGCACGTCGCAATCGATGCGCACCGTGTATTCGCCGAACGAGAACCCGCCGAGCATCGCCCGCACGCTGCGCCCGATGAGCCGCTGGATCTCCTGCGTACGCCCACCCAACTGCGCACGTTCGCGCGACGTGCGCGTATGCGTGGCGCGGGGGAGCATCGCGTATTCCGCCGTGAGCCAGCCCTGCCCACTTCCCTTGCGCCAGCCCGGCACGCCGTCCTCCACCGACGCCGTGCAGAGCACGCGCGTATCGCCGAACGCCGCGAGGCAGGATCCCTCGGCGTACGGGGCGGCGCCCCGCGCCAGGGTCACGACGCGCAGATCGGCGTCGGCGCGCGTGGTGCGAGTGGGCACGGAACGGTCAGCCACGGAGTTTCTCGATGATGGAAGTGGTGGATTGGCCCGGCGTGAGCGGAATGACGACCACGTCGCCTCCGCGCGCGCGAACCTCGGGGGCGCCGACGATCGTCGCCTCGGTGTAGTCGCCGCCCTTCACGAGCACGTCGGGCGCGAGCGCCCGGATCAGTTCGAGCGGCGTGTCCTGGTCAAACAGCACCACGGCGTCGACCATGGCGAGCGCGGCGAGCACGTACGCCCGCTCCTGCTCGCTGCGCACGGGGCGCGCCGGACCCTTGAGGCGGCGCACCGACGCGTCGGTGTTGAGTCCGACCACGAGCGCGTCCCCGAGGCGCCGCGCGCCGAGCAGCAGATCCACGTGCCCGGGGTGCACCAGGTCGAACACGCCGTTGGTGAACACGACCCTGCCGGATGTGCTCCGCCGCCACCGGCGCGCCTGGTCCCACGACATGATCCGGTCGAGCGGAGCGCCGGCGTCGCTCAATACGTATCCTCGGCGTGCGGATGGAACGACATCACACGCACGGTGAGCGGCAACTCGATCTGTTCGGTGTAGTCGGCCGACACGCGGATGATCCGCGTGCGGGGATCGCGGTCGATCGACAGTTCCTTGGCATCCTCGGGAAGCCCCAGCGAATCCGCCTGTATCCAGAGATGCGCCAGGATGAGCGAGTCGGGCCGGACGCCGTTGAACTTCAACTCCTGCTTCATCGCGTCTTCGTACTGGTAGAAGGTCCAGTACGCCTCGCCGACGTTGAGGCCGAAGTAGATCGCCGCCGACACGATGAGCAGCGTGAACAGGCAGCCCAGCGAGCTGCGTCCCGCCCGGATCCTCACCATTGCGACTGCGCTCCGTCGACGATGTCGTCCACGATATGCTGGATGGCGAGCTTGCGCCCGTCGATCTCGGCGCGCTCGGCATATTCGCCCGACGCGCTGAGCCCCTTGCGCGACCAGAGCGTCTTGCCGGTGGTCTGATCGACGATCTCGACGTCGAGCGTGATCTGCAGCCGGCGCCGGGCCGAGACGGTCTGGGCCGGATTGGCGCTGAACGAGACGGGCACGTCGGCTTCGTACCCCGTGATCGTGCCGCGCACGATCGCGTCGGCGCGCGTCTCCGGCGCCTCACGCACCCCGAGCCGCTTCTGCAGCTCGCTGCGCATGGCGTCGAACAGCTCACGCTGGACGTCGGGCGAGGCGGTCTGATTATCGAACGGGAGCACGGCCATCGTCTTGATGTTCGGCGGGAAGGCGCCCTGCGAGAACCCGTAATGCACCGCGCACCCCGCGACAGCGGCGAGGGCGAGGACACTAAGGAAACGTCCAGAGCGTGGGATCAAACGGTGCGGTCTCATCAGACCT
This window of the Gemmatimonadaceae bacterium genome carries:
- a CDS encoding non-canonical purine NTP pyrophosphatase, encoding MSERVVLLATRSAGKLRELRPMFAAAGFAVRDLAEAGIPEAAEEDALEAFATFEENARAKARHFFVKGGGLPVVADDSGLEVAALGGAPGVHSKRWSGRADLRGEALDAANNALLLERLRGQRDRRARYVCVAAYWDGTRERLARGEVTGRIADARVEGGEGFGYDPYFVSDELGRAFSEVSREEKARVSHRGRAVAALLKSLVACG
- the rph gene encoding ribonuclease PH, which translates into the protein MADRSVPTRTTRADADLRVVTLARGAAPYAEGSCLAAFGDTRVLCTASVEDGVPGWRKGSGQGWLTAEYAMLPRATHTRTSRERAQLGGRTQEIQRLIGRSVRAMLGGFSFGEYTVRIDCDVLQADGGTRTAAITGACVAVVDAFAWMVSSGRLAESPVRHRVAAVSVGLVGGVPRLDLEYVEDVVADVDMNVVMSSAGEFVEVQGTGERTTFSRSQLDALLELAEQGIRRLDAAQRVALGV
- the rfaE2 gene encoding D-glycero-beta-D-manno-heptose 1-phosphate adenylyltransferase, translated to MSDAGAPLDRIMSWDQARRWRRSTSGRVVFTNGVFDLVHPGHVDLLLGARRLGDALVVGLNTDASVRRLKGPARPVRSEQERAYVLAALAMVDAVVLFDQDTPLELIRALAPDVLVKGGDYTEATIVGAPEVRARGGDVVVIPLTPGQSTTSIIEKLRG
- the lptE gene encoding LPS assembly lipoprotein LptE; this encodes MHYGFSQGAFPPNIKTMAVLPFDNQTASPDVQRELFDAMRSELQKRLGVREAPETRADAIVRGTITGYEADVPVSFSANPAQTVSARRRLQITLDVEIVDQTTGKTLWSRKGLSASGEYAERAEIDGRKLAIQHIVDDIVDGAQSQW